Proteins found in one Campylobacter concisus genomic segment:
- a CDS encoding FecCD family ABC transporter permease — MQGSTKLAILLIVLIVLLSFISLSIGGSDISMSEILNFIFNNKIDEMKETILFDIRLPRLVMALLIGMLLASSGVVTQSVFLNPLADPYIIGIAASATFGAVVAYLLGLSEIYYGIFAFLSSSLLTLAIFGVYNRSRSIATLLIVGIAFSSFLGAFTSFATYLIGEDSFKIVAWMMGYLGSASWQKVGIIAVPLIFCMIYFYLKRFELTILLSGEDEAKSLGIDVDALKKRLLVIASLTVAFSVAFTGMIGFVGLIIPHSFRMLLNTSNNAILLPLSTLGGGAFLLACDVVGKSVLSPVEVPVGVISAFFGAPFFLFLALYLKRSVH, encoded by the coding sequence ATGCAAGGTAGTACCAAGCTTGCCATTTTACTCATTGTGCTCATTGTTTTGCTCTCTTTTATCTCGCTTAGTATAGGCGGTTCTGACATAAGCATGAGTGAGATTTTAAATTTTATATTTAATAACAAAATAGACGAGATGAAAGAGACCATCTTGTTTGACATTAGACTACCAAGGCTTGTAATGGCTCTGCTTATAGGTATGCTTTTGGCCAGCTCGGGTGTTGTAACGCAAAGCGTCTTTTTAAATCCGCTTGCAGATCCATATATCATCGGCATAGCCGCATCTGCGACATTTGGAGCAGTAGTGGCATATCTTCTTGGCTTATCTGAAATTTATTATGGCATCTTTGCTTTTTTGTCTTCTAGCTTACTTACACTTGCTATTTTTGGAGTTTATAATCGTAGTCGCTCTATTGCTACACTTCTTATAGTTGGTATCGCCTTTTCATCTTTTCTAGGGGCATTTACGAGTTTTGCGACATATCTTATAGGTGAAGATAGTTTTAAGATAGTGGCATGGATGATGGGTTATTTAGGTTCTGCTTCATGGCAAAAGGTCGGCATTATCGCTGTTCCGCTTATCTTTTGCATGATATATTTTTATCTAAAACGCTTTGAGTTAACGATACTTTTAAGCGGGGAAGACGAGGCAAAAAGCCTTGGTATAGATGTCGATGCACTTAAGAAGCGTCTGCTTGTCATAGCTTCGCTCACGGTTGCTTTTTCGGTCGCATTTACCGGCATGATAGGCTTTGTTGGGCTCATTATTCCACACTCTTTTAGAATGCTTTTAAATACCTCAAACAACGCTATTTTACTGCCGCTTTCTACTCTTGGAGGAGGAGCGTTTTTGCTAGCTTGTGACGTAGTGGGGAAGAGTGTTTTAAGCCCGGTTGAAGTGCCAGTTGGCGTTATTAGTGCGTTTTTTGGAGCGCCATTTTTTCTATTTTTAGCACTTTATCTAAAAAGGAGTGTGCATTGA
- a CDS encoding ABC transporter ATP-binding protein yields MSVEVSNLSFSYAQTSVLKNISFTAKSGKFIGLLGSNGCGKSTLLKCILNLLSPSTGSVKILEKDVQSYSTKELARTTSFVPQKSALTMPLSVFELVLMGRYAHLKSSFSGYSSHDIALVDEALQTFGLDKFKDRVANSLSGGEFARALLARAIVSEPKVLLLDEPTSALDLSHAIEVLKLCSHLTRELNLVTIAVLHDLNLASLICDEILMLKGGVIAHKGSVRELYNPEILDEIYGLKADIIYKNDMPFVLPK; encoded by the coding sequence TTGAGCGTAGAAGTATCAAACTTAAGCTTTTCATACGCGCAAACAAGTGTGCTAAAAAATATAAGCTTTACTGCTAAAAGTGGAAAATTTATAGGTCTTTTGGGCTCTAATGGATGTGGCAAATCAACACTTTTAAAATGTATCTTAAATTTGCTTTCTCCAAGCACTGGAAGTGTCAAAATTTTAGAAAAAGATGTACAAAGCTACAGCACAAAGGAGCTTGCAAGAACGACTAGTTTTGTACCTCAAAAAAGCGCACTTACGATGCCATTAAGTGTTTTTGAGCTTGTTTTGATGGGCAGATATGCTCATCTAAAAAGCTCTTTTAGTGGTTATAGCTCTCACGATATTGCGCTAGTTGATGAGGCTTTACAGACTTTCGGACTGGATAAATTTAAAGACCGAGTGGCAAACTCATTAAGTGGTGGCGAATTTGCTAGAGCTTTGCTTGCTCGTGCAATAGTTAGCGAGCCTAAAGTTTTGCTGCTAGATGAGCCTACATCAGCTCTTGATCTAAGCCATGCTATAGAGGTGTTAAAGCTTTGCTCGCATCTTACTCGTGAGCTAAATTTAGTCACCATAGCTGTGCTTCATGATCTAAATTTAGCCTCACTAATATGTGATGAAATTTTAATGCTAAAAGGCGGTGTGATAGCTCACAAAGGGAGTGTCAGAGAGCTTTATAATCCAGAAATTTTAGATGAAATTTACGGCCTTAAGGCAGATATCATATATAAAAATGATATGCCATTTGTTTTACCAAAATGA